The window GTCAGGCTCAGGCCGCCGCCGCGCACCTTGACCCCGTCGAACAGGACGCCGGTGGCCCAGCTTTCCTGCGTTCCGCTGTCGCCGCGCGCATCTGTGGCGGTGCAGTCGAGAAAGACGTTGGGGCCGGCCGCGACATGGCCAATGGCGAAGTCGTGGATGCCGTCATTGCTGGCGCAGCGCTGGAACAGGGTCTGCTGGCCCGCTGTATAGAAGGTGCGCCGACGCAGGCCGCCGATCTCGGAAACAGGGCGACGAGCGTCCAGATCCTGCGCCGTGACCCGGCGGCTGTCCGGCCCAAGGTCGATGGCCGAGCCGACAAAGCCCTCGAAGGCGAGGTTCCGCAGCCAGACATCCTCCGCCCGATCGACGGCGACACCAGTCCAGCTGTGGTCCTCGTCAGCGGGCCGCTCCGGGTCGTGATGCGAGACAAGGGTCAGGTTCTCGACGCCCACCTCGCGGATGCGCGACGCCGAGGGACCACGCCGCACCACGGCGCCGTCGCCCGCCGCCAGCGCCATGGTCAGCGGCGCGTCAAGCACGACACTGCGCCCCTCCAGAGCCACGACACGGCGCTCCCAGACCACGTCGCGCGATCCCGGCTTCCAGTTCAGCCGGGTCTCGGGCCGCCAGCCGACGAAGGCGTCCATGCCAAGAGCGGCGATCCATTCGGCGGTGCTGGGACGGCGTATGGTCACCGCATCGCCAACGCCCAGGCCCTCGGTCGTTTCCAGGGGCAGACGCACGGCCCCGACCGGCGTCTCCCCCATGATCTTGCTGCCAACGCCAGTCGAAGCATCGGGCGCCGCGCCACGCGCGCCGACCGCAATCAGGGCGCGCCGGCCCACGCCCGTGGCCACGATGACCGTCGCCTGCCGGCCCTCGCCGCGCAGGACCACGCCGCCGACCTCGAACCGGATCTGGCCCTCGACCTGAAACTCGCCGGGAGCCAACAGCACAGCGCCTCGGCGGCCTTCGGCATCCGGCGCCGCCTGCGCCGCGCGATCCAGCGCCGCCATGATGCGGTCGGTGTCGTCGCCCTCGCCGGGTTCGACCCGGATCAGAACCGGCAGGACGGGCGCAGCCGTGCCGCCGCCGCGATAGCCCGCGTGGGAAAAATCGATGGGCGGCGTCAGGGCGATGAAGTCCGACGCCGTCTGGGCGGACGCCGCCCCCGCGACCGACGCTGCGACGATCAGCCCCGCGATCCAGATCCGGACCATGTCTTCCTCCCCCCTAGGCACGGCTTAAAAGTATTATTATATTAGTTGATGAGTCCAGCGGTCGTCGCGCGATCGGCGCCGTCGCCAGAACGGCAGGACCGAGGAGGGAGTGGTTTCACGCATGCTGACCCGACGCGCCTGTCTGGCCGCCGCCGCCGCGACGCCCTTGCTGGCCGCCGCCCCTGTCGCGGCGGCGACGGAGGTCGAGGCCGCACGCCAAGCCATGCGCCGGGCCACCCGCTTCATGACCGAAAAGGCGGCGACCAACGGCGGCTATGTCTGGTCCTACCTCTCCGACTTCTCGCGGCGCTGGGGCGAGATGGAAGCCTGGCCCGGCATGATCTGGACCCAGGCGCCGGGCACGCCCGAGATGGGCCAGATCTTTCTCGACGCCTGGCGCGCCACCGGCGAGGTCCAGTATCTGGACGCCGCCGTTGCGGCTGGCGACGCCCTGATCAAGGGCCAGCATCCCAGCGGCGGCTGGAACTATGTCATCGACTTCGACGGCGAAGCCTCGCTGCGTCGCTGGTACGAGACCATCGGCCGGAACGGCTGGCGGCTGGAAGAATTCCAGCACTACTACGGCAACGCCACCTTCGATGATCACGCCACGGTCGAGTGCGGCCGCTTTCTGCTGCGGCTGGCCCTGACGACCGACCTGCCGCGTGTCCGCGCCGCCGTGGACCGGACCATCGCCTTCGTTCTGGACAGCCAGCTGCCCGGCGGCGGCTGGCCCCAGCGCTGGCCGCGCGCGGGCGAGTTCCGCAACCACGGTCGTCCCGACTACACCGGTCTGATCACCCTCAACGACGAGGTGATGGACGAGAACATCGACTTCCTGCTGCTGGTCCTGCAGCAATGGAACCGCCCGGACGTCGAGCCTGCAATCCGCCGCGCCATGGCCTGTTACCGCGACCTGCAGCAGCCGGCGCCGACGCCGGGCTGGGCCCTGCAGTATACGCCGGACTTCAGGCCCGCCTGGGGCCGGACCTATGAACCCGCCGCCGTCTCGCCCCACCTCACCGTCGTCGCCGTGGAGCGGATGCTGGACTTCTATCGCCTGACCGGCGACCGCAGCTTCCTGGCCCGGCTGGACGAGGCGCTGGACTGGCTCGCGCAGGTCGAGGCTCCCGTCGCCGCCCATCACGAAGGCCGCAACTATTTCCGTTTTGTCGAACCGGGGACCAACCGTTTCATCGCTGTGCATCGGCGCGGCTCCAACGCCCGGAACGGCGAATACTACGTCGACCACGACATGACCGGTCAGCGCGGCGAGAAGCATATCGACCTGGCCCGCCTGCGCCGACGGGTCGAGCAGGTCGCCGCCCTGTCACCGGAAGAGGCCGTGCGCCACTCCGCCCTGATGGGGCGCGGCCCCAGCCTGCTGCCCGACTATGTCATCACGCGTCCGCAAGGCGGTTCCGACCTCAACGTCACGGCCTCGCGCCCGGGAATGACACCGGTTACATTGCTGATCGAGGGGCTGAATGCAGAGGGGTATTGGCCGGTGGAACTGCGCACGACCAGCCATGCCTATCGCGGCGACGGCCCGGCCGAACCGCCGCCCGGCTTCGTCGATCGCGGCCAGGTCGGGGATGAATGGGACACCTCGCCCTTCACCGAAGCTCGCGGGCCGATGGGGATCTCGACCGGCGCCTATATCAACAACATGGCCCGGCTGATCGCCCATGTGCGCGAGGCGAGACCGGCATGAGGCGCGGCCTGATCCTCCTCGGCGCTCTCGCCGCCTTCGCGACCGGCGCCGCCGCGCAAGACCGCGCTCCCGATGGCCGCGCCTATCGCGCCCAGCCCCTGACGACCGAGCTGTTCATCGCCGACCCCTCGGCGCACGTCTTCGACGGGCGCATCTACGTCTATGGCTCCCATGACATTCAGGGGCCGTCCGCCGACGACCAGCCGGGCAAGGGCTTCGTCATGAAGGATTACCTGGTCCTGTCGATGGACCGCATCGGCGGGCCGGTCACGGTTCATCCGACCGCCCTCACCCTGTCCGCCGTGCCCTGGGCGGATCGCCAGCTCTGGGCGCCCGACGCCGCCTTCAAGGACGGGCGCTACTACCTCTACTTCCCCGCCAAGGATCGCGAGGGCGTCTTCCGCATAGGCGTGGCCACCGGCGACCGTCCGGAAGGTCCCTTCACGCCCGAGCCCCAACCAATCCTCGGCGCCTACAGCATCGACCCTAGCGTCTTCGTGGACGAGGATGGCGCGGCCTATCTCTATGTCGGCGGCATCCACGGCGGACAGTTGCAGCGCTGGACCAGCGGTCGCTACGACCCGGCAGCGGGCGACACGGACCTGAACCAGCCCGAGGCGGCGTCCCTGATGCCCAAGGTGGCCCGCCTCAGCGACGACATGCTGACCCTGGCCGAGCCGATGCGCGACGCGGTAATCCTGAACGAGCAGGGCCAGCCGCTGAAGGGCGGTGATCTGGACCGCCGCTTCTTCGAAGCCGCCTGGCTGCACAAGTACAACGGCCTCTACTACCTCAGCTATTCGACCGGCGACACGCACTTCATCGCCTACGCCACGGCGACCACGCCCTATGGCCCCTTCACCTATCGAGGCCGGGTCCTGCTGCCGGTTCAGGGCTGGACCACGCACCATTCCATCGTCGAGGTCGAGGGCCAATGGCGGCTCTTCTACCACGACACCCAGTTGTCGAACCGCACCCATCTGCGCAGCGCCAAGGTCGTCGATCTGCACCACGAGGCCGACGGTTCGATCCGCACCATCGATCCCTTCATCGCGCCCCCGCCTATCGCGCCTTGACCCCCGTTCGGTTCGCGTCACGCATAAAGAAAAGAGGAAACGTCCATGAGCCCCATCAATCGCCGCGCCGCCCTGAGCGGCCTGCTGGGCGGCGTCGCCGCCTCGGCCCTGCCGGTCGGCGCCGTCTTCGCTCAGACCAATGAAGAAGCCGCGCCTCTGGGCCGCGAATGGGCCGGGATGAAGTGGCGCAAGGGGATCGAAGGCCAACGCATGGCCGATCTGGGCGACGGCACCTTCCTGAACCCCATCATGTCGGGCGACCACCCGGACCCGTCGATCCTAAAAGCCGGCGACGACTACTACATGACCTTCTCGTCGTTCGAGTCGGTGCCGGGCATCCACATCTGGCACTCACGCGACCTGGTGAACTGGCGGCCGATCACGGCGGCCCTGACCACCAATATCGGCTCGGTCTGGGCACCCGAGCTGATCAAGCACGAAGGCCGCTTCTACTGCTACATCCCGGCCCGCTTCCCCAACTACCGCTCCAACTACGTCATCTGGGCCGACAGGATCGAAGGGCCGTGGAGCGAGCCGGTCGATCTGAAGATTCCGGCCAATATCGACCCCGGCCACATCGTCGGCGAGGACGGCAAGCGCTACCTGTTCCTGAACGGCGGCGACCGGGTGCGGCTGACCGACGACGGCCTGGCCACCGACGGCCCGCTGGAGCAGGTCTATGACGCCTGGCGCTATCCCGAGGACTGGATCGTCGAGGGGCACGCCCAGGAAGGACCCAAGCTGCTCAAGCGCGGCGACTACTTCTACATGATCACCGCCATCGGCGGCACGGCGGGTCCGCCGACCGGCCACATGGTCATCGCCGCCCGGTCCAGGTCGATCCACGGCCCTTGGGAGGAATGCCCGCACAACCCCATCGTCCGCACTCGCAGCGGGGCCGAAAAGTGGTGGTCTCGCGGCCACGCCACCCTGGTCGAGGGCCCCACCGACGGCGACTGGTGGATGGTCTATCACGGCTATGAAAACGCCTACTGGAGTCTGGGCCGCCAGACCCTGCTGGACCCGATCGAGTGGACCGACGACGGCTGGTTCCGCGCCAAGGGCGGCGACCTGTCCAGACCCATCCCCATGCCGCGCGGCGGCCAGGCCGTGCCGCACGGCATGGCCCTGTCAGACGACTTCACCACCGACAAGTTCGGCACCCAGTGGAGCTTCTACGACCCACAACCGAACGAGAAGGACCGCCTGCGCCGCGAAAACGGCGTCCTGCACATGAAGGCCAAGGGCAAGGCCCCGGTCGACTGCTCGCCGCTGACCTTCGTCCAGGGCGAACAAGCCTATCAGATCGAGTGCGAGATCGAGATCGACCCCGGCGCCGTGGCCGGCCTGATCCTCTTCTACGACCGGGCCCTCTATGCCGGTCTGGGTTTCGACCCGACGCGTTACGTCACCCACCAGTACGGCATCGAGCGCGGGCGCCCCGCCAATCCGCATGGCCGCCGCATGTTCATGCGCCTGACCAACGCCTATCAGAACGTCTATTTCGACACCTCGGCCGACGGGGTGAACTGGAAGCGTTTCGACCGGGGCATGGAAGTCTCGGGCTATAACCAGAACGTCCGCGGCGGCTTCATGATGCTGCGCCCCGGCCTCTACGCCGCCGGCGAGGGCGAGGCGCGGTTCAAGAACTTCAAGTTCCGCGCCCTGTGATGCGAAGGGGGCGGAGCCGAGACACTCCGCCCCCCTCTTTTCTCAGCTTGGCGCGCCGTCCTTCCGGGTCAGGCTCGCCAGGTCCCAGTCGGCCTCGACGAAGAGGCGACGCGTCTCGCCCACGACCGGATAGCCGCCGACCTCGCGCTCGTCGTCGATGATGCGGCCGGTTCCGGTGCGCACCTCCTCCAGAATCCGCCGATCCACGGCGTCGCGCGCCCAGGGCCGCGCGCCAGCCTCTGCCATGACCCAGGCTTCCACCTCGCTTGAGGGCCGGACCCGGAACCCGACAGGCCAGTGCGGCGAGGTGCTCAGTCGCCTGATCTTGGGCTCACGGTCGGAGATGACCCCGAGCTCTTGCATAGTCCGGCCACCGGCATGCTGCGCCGGATTGTCGTGAACATAGAGGTCCAGATCCCCCTGCCCCTCCACGATCAGGAAGGGCAGGTCGGCGCGCGTCGAAGGCCCGCCCCGCGTCACGTTGCCGACGATCGACAGCTGTCCGACTTCCCAAGGATGATCGCCCCATTCCGAGGCGTTCAGCGCATAATGCATGCAGCGGTTGCCGGGGTTGTAGATCAGGTTGTTGGCGCTGACCGCGTGGACACCGCCCTTGAACAACTGGTTCCGCTCATGGTCGTGGGCGTAGAGGTTGCCGACGATCAGCACCTGGGTGGCGTTGTCGTGAATCAGCGTGCCCTTGGAATGTTCGCCCTTGACGTGGCTGGCGTTCGACAGGCCTTCGGACACGATGTTGCGGCTGAAGGTGATGCGGCGCGAGGTATGCGTTCGCCACTGCTCCACCCTATCGCCGCCGTCGAAACGCGGACCGGACGCCGACAGGTTCTCGTCCGTCGCCCAGCTGAAGGAGCACTGGTCCACGATCACGTCATGCGCGCCCGAGGTGGTCAGGCCGTCGACCTCCCAGCCGCTTTTCCCCGCCGCTCCGTCTGCGCCGGGCCGGATGCGGACATGGCGCACGATGACGTCATGAGTGCGCAGGCTGATCCCGCCCCGGATCAGGGTGATTCCCGGTTCGGGCGCGGTCTGACCGGCGAGGGTCAGGAAGGGGTTCGCCACCCGGATGTCGCGGCGCTGCAGGTCGATGACGCCGCCGACCTCGAACACCACGATGCGCGGCCCCTCGGCCTCCAGCGCGGCCCGCAGCGAGCCCTCCCCCTCGTCCGCCAGGGTGGTGACGCGGATGATCCGGCCGCCACGTCCACCGGGGGTCGAGGCGGCCCAGCCCAAGGCGCCGGGAAAGGCCAGGGCTTCGCCTTCCGCCAAGACGGGCAGGGGCAGAGCCCCGACCGCAACGGCGGTCAGCATCAGACGGCGACGATCGATCATGTCAGCGGCTCCAGCGGCGGCAGGGGTCTGGCGAAGGGCTGGTCCCCTGCGACGACGATGCGGCCCTCGGCGTCGAAGTCCACACGGATCAGGCCGGGCTTCTCGCGGAAATGGCTCTGCTCGTCGTTGCCGAAGAAGGTGGACCACCACCGCCCCTCGCGGTCCTTGAAGACATTGCCGCCCCCGGCGCATGGCGCGGCCTCGTGCTTCATCCGATAGGGGCCGTGCAGGGCCTCGGACACGGCGAAGACGAAGGAGTAGCGCCCCTCCACATTGCCGACCGCGCCGAGGTAATAGAGGTCATCCTTCCTGAAGAGGGTCGCGCCCTCGTAGCCCAGGGTGTTCTCGCCCTTCAGGCAGCGGGCGCGGTCGCGCGCCACGATGCACTGGGTGTCGGCGAAGCTTGTCCGCTTCCAGTCCTCGGCATAGCCGGACAGGTCGTCCTTCAGCCGCACGATCTCGTCGCCCGAGCCATAGGTCAGATAGACCGCGCCGTCGTCGTCCTGGAACAGGGTGGCGTCGATGCCCCGGCGCAAGTGGGCGTCGGGCGAAAAGGCGTATTCGTATGGCCCCTCGGGCTTGCCCGTCGTGCTGCGCAGGATGCCGAGGCCAGCGCGGCTGACGCTGAAGCAGAGGAAATAATTTCCGGCGACATAGTGGATTTCGGGCGCCCAGATGGCGCGGAAGGGCACGCCGCGCCGCATCCGCCATTCCCTGGCCCAGCCGCCTTCGCGGTCCAGGCTCCAGACCAGACCCAGATAGGTCCAGTCGACCAGATCGGTCGAGCGCCACAGCTCGATCCCGTCGTTGAAGGCCCAGATGTTGTCGCCGGTCGAGCCGGTCATGTAGTAGGCCCCGTCGCCGCCGATGCAGATCTGGGTGTCGCGCAGGTGCAGCTCCATCAGCGGATGGATCGGCGGCAGCAGCCCCTTGTCCACCGCCGAGCCCGTTGCGGCCTCGCCCCACGGCAGGGTCGGATAGGCCATCGACCGCGCGCCGCGATACCGCACGCCCGCCAGGCCCGACATCCAGCCGCCGCGCGCATCGTCGGGCATCGTCGCGGCGCCGGGCCCGCTGACGCCCCGGTATGGATAGGGATTGCGGTCAGGCGCCGGGATCAGGCGCCCGGAATCCTCCGCCGCCTGAGCGAGGAGCTGCGGTGCGTACAGGCTGGCCGTGGTCGCCACAGCCCAGCCACAGAAGGATCGCCGGCCCTGGACAATCATGCCCCTACCCCCTTGCGCATTTGATTCCCTCATGATCATCAATAGGATGACACCGGTATCAGAAAACGCTTGTTGGGCTAAAAATATTATAATACTTTTTAGATGAAGCCGGGTGGTCGCCCGGCGGCTGGATGATCGACAGAACCCGCCAAGAGGTCCTGCGATCGAGGAGGAGGGACCCCATGACGAACAATTCAACGCTACAGTTGCGCGCGGCCGCGTCGCCCATCGCGCTCTGTCTTGCGGCCATGCTGGCCGCCTCGCCCGCCGTCGCGCAGGAACAGTCGAACGACCAGACCACCACCGTGGACGAGGTCGTGGTCACCGGCCTGCGCGCCTCGCTGGCCAGCGCCCTGAACGAGAAGCGGCGCTCGAACACCATCGTCGACGTCATCAACGCCGAGGACATCGCCGACTTTCCTGACGCCAACCTGGCGGAATCCCTGCAGCGTATTCCTGGCGTTTCGATCGACCGCGAGAACGGCGAAGGCAACAGCATCTCGGTGCGCGGTCTGGGCGGCGACTTCACCCGCGTGCGCCTGAACGGTCTGGAGACCCTGTCGACCTCGGGCGCCAGCAACGCCGACGGCGCCCTGCGGCGCGATCGCGGCTTCGCCTTCAACACCTTCGCCTCGGAGCTGTTCAACTCGCTGAAGGTGCAGAAGTCCGCCGACGCCATGACCGACGAGGGCTCTCTGGGCGCCACGGTCGATCTGATCTCCGGACGGCCTTTCAACTTCAGCGACAGTCGCTTCGCCCTGACCCTGCAGGACGCCTATTACGAGAACGGCGAGACCCATAACCCCCGCGTCGCCCTACTGGCCTCGGATCGCTGGAGCAGCAAGATCGGCGAGTTCGGTCTGCTGGGTTCGGTCGCCTACAACAAGCGCGACCAGTCGGTCGACAGCTATACGCGCGGCGTCGGCTCCTCGGACTACACCTATCGAGGCGCGACCTTCAACAATGTGGGAAGCAACGCCGCTGGCGATCATCAGGGCTTCGCCCTGCCGATCGGCACCAACCCGGCCACCGCCCTGCCACGCGTCACCAACCCCGAGGCTCTCTCCTATCTGATCGGTTCAGACCCGGCCGCCTACGCCCTGATCAACGGGGGAAGCACGCGCGGCTCCCTGGTCCGCATCCCAGCCCTGGCGACCCTGAATCATCGCGAGGTCGAGCAAGAACGCGTGGGCGTGACCCTGTCGGCGCAATGGCGCCCGACCGATCGGACCACGATCAGCTTCGACAACCTCTATTCGGAGATGACCCAGGTCTCGACCAACTACCAGATCGGCGCGGTCGGCCTGAACCGGAACAACACCAACGGCAACCGCACGCTGACCTCGCTCAGCTACCAGACCTATCCGACGACCAGCGCGGCCAACAACAGCTATCGCAACCGGCGCGGCATCTACGCCACCTGCACCAGCCAGGAAGCCAATGAGTTCCGCGACGCCATCGACTGCGGTCAGAGCCTGTATGGCAACACCCCCGTCTTCACGACGGCGCCGGGCGCCAACGTCAACAATCTCCTGGCCGGGACCGGCAGCTTCAACCCGAACAACCTCGAGGTTTACGACTACTACAACCAGCCCGGCTCGGTCGGCTATGTCGCCCACCCCAACTATCTGGCCATGCGCGGCGCCTTCATCGGCCGCCCCTCGGTGCGCCTGATGGACGCCGCGCTGAGCGCCAACGGCGAGAACGCAGCCTATCTGAAGCTGGCGAACGTCGATATGCGCTCGGCGGTCGACCAAGGCGGCTACACGACCGAATTCCGCCAGAACTCGATCAATCTGGAGCATGAATTCACCGACCGCTTCCGCATGACGGCGCTGATCGGCGACTCCAAATCCACCAATGACAACACCGGCCTGCTGGCCGACTTTATCCGCCTCGACTCCGGACAGGGCGCGGCTGGAGACGGCTACTTCGTCTACGACGAGCGCGGCGGCGGCGACATGCCGTTCATGGACTTCGGCTTCGATGTCGCCGATCCGACCAAGTGGGACTTCGTCAAGGGCTACTCGGCCCTGCGCCACTACAAGACGATCACCGAGAACGGCTACCGCACCGCCAGGGCCGACTTCGCCTGGGACTACAACGACGACATCACCTTCCGCTTCGGCGGCGGCGCACGCGAATTCGACTTCTTCTACACGCGATATGAGCGCCTGATCGGGGACACGATGAACCCCAGTCTGCTGGAAGGTGTCCGCTCGGGTCTCGCCGAGGCCACCACGGTCGGCCAGATGGGTCAGGTCGTTGACTGGGGCAAGGGTCTGAACGTGCCGGACGGAATGCCGACCCGGTTCTTCGCGCCCAATCTTCAGGCCTTCCAGAGCCGCTTCGGTTTCGATTGCAACTGCATCAACGAATGGGGGGACTGGCGCCTGTCGGACCTGCGCAACGGCGGCGTGAACACCTTCTGGGTGGATGAAAAGTCCCACAGCCTCTACGGTCAGGTCGACTTCAACATCCCGCTGTACCTGGGCGTCCTGCGCGGCAACGCCGGCGTGCGCTACGCCCGCACGGAAGTCGACGCCCGCGGCCGCTCGCCCAGCGGCCGCCCGGTCGAGAATTCAAACGCCTACAACGACTATCTGCCTTCACTGAACCTGGCGTGGGAGCCGACCGAAAAACTGATCCTGCGCTTTGCCGCGGCCAAGGTCATGGCGCGGCCGCAAATGATGGCCCTGCACCCCGGCGTCACCGCCTTCAATGTGCCGACCGGCATCGGCACGGCGCCCGCCGAGTTCGACGGCAGCAACGCCGCCATCACCCTGGGCAACACCCGCCTGAAGCCGTTCCGCGCCACCAACCTCGACTTCAACGCGGAATGGTACTTCGCTCGCGACGCCATCCTGTCGGTCGCCTACTTCTGGAAGGAAATCGAAAGCTTCCCGCAGGTCGTCCTGCGTGAATCCCGACTGAGCGAGATCTTCGACGCCGCCGCCATCGCCAACCTGCGCGCCACTTGGGACGGTCTGGTCGATGAAGGTTCGGCTAGCCGCCGGGCCTATCTGGACGAGGACCGCCCCTTCCAGATCCGCCAGTACAACGACGCGCCCGGCGGAACCCTGGACGGCTTCGAGATCGCCTATCAGCAGAACTTCACCTTCCTGCCGGGTCTGCTCGAATATACGGGCGTTCAACTGAACTACACCAAGATCAACTCCGAACTGGAGTACATCCTGGACCCGGCGCGCGGTCTCACGGGCACGGCGCCCTTCCTGGGCGCCTCGCCGGAATCGTTCAACGCCACCATCTTCTATGAAGACCCCAAGTTCAGCGCCCGCATCTCGACGGCCTATCGCGCGGCCTACCAGACCACCTATCCTCTGGCTTCGGGCGGCTGCGATCCAGGCGTCTGCGACTCGCCTCTGATCAACGACTTCATCGGCAGCGACGAGACCCTGAACGTCGACGCCTCAGCCACCTACAAGCTGACAGATCATGTCACGATCACCGTGGAAGCGCTGAACCTGACCAATCAGACGGACAGCCGCTGGGCCTATCAGAACGACCCCGTCGTCCAGAACTACGCCAGCACCGGCCGGCAGTACTTCGTCGGCGCCCGCTTCACCTTCTGATCCTGAGATCGACAGAGCCTCCTCCCGGATGAGCTGTCGCACTTGAAGCGCCGTGGAAACACGGCGCTTCCTTTTATCAGCCGCTCGCCGCCGCCCGTCCAAGGAGCCGCCGTCGTGATTTCAAGGCCCTGTCTCAGCGCTCTTGGCGCCCTGCCTCTCTCGCTGGCTCTCGCTGCGCCCGTCATCGCCGCCGAAGCGCCGCCGACATGGAACGCTGCGGTTCTGACCCGCGCCGAGGCCTGGTACGCAAGCCCGGAGGCGCGCCGCATCGCCGACAATGTCCTGCGCCACCAGTCCATCGAGGGCGGCTGGCCCAAGAACACGCCCCTCGGCGATCCTCCGCGCCCGGACGCCGACCCGGGCCTGGCCAACACCTTCGACAATCAGGCCACAACCCTGCCCCTGGCCTTCCTGGCGCGTGTCGCGACCGCAACCGGAGATCCCGCCTATGTGGTCGCCGTTCAACGTGGACTCGACTACGTCCTGGCGGCCCAGTATCCGAACGGCGGCTGGCCCCAGTATTACCCGCTTCGCGGCGGCTACCACGACCATGTGACCTTCAACGACGACGCGATGATCCGCGTCATGCGCCTCCTGCGCCATGTCGCAAGCGGCCGCCCGCCCTACGCCTTCATCGACGACACCAGGAGGAGCCGCGCCGAAACTGCGGTGCGACAAGGCGTCGACCTGATCCTCAAAACCCAGGTTCGCCAGAACGGCCGGCTGACGGCCTGGTGCGCCCAGTACGACGCCCAGACCCTGGCCCCGGCCTGGGCGCGACGGTTCGAACCGCCCTCCCTGTCCGGCAGTGAAAGCGTGGGCGTCGTCCGCTTCCTGATGGAAATCGACCATCCCTCGCCCCAGGTCACAGCGGCCATCGAAGGCGCTCTCGACTGGTTCCGGGTCTCGGCCATCCATGACACCCGCCTGGAAGACTACATCGACCCCGAAGGGCGTCCCGACAAGCGTCTGGCCGCAGCGCCCGGCGCCGCCCCCCTGTGGGCCCGTTTCTATGACCTGGCGACCAATCAGCCGATCTATATGGGACGGGATTCCGTTCCCCATGGCGACCTGGCCGCGATCGAACGCGAACGCCGCCTGGGCTACGCCTATATCGGCGAATGGCCCGCCGCCTTGCTGAGGTCGACCCGACCGACCGGAACGCCGGTCCCATGATCGGATGAGCTAAAGCCTCAGCCACGGCCTTCTTTTTTCCCCGCCCTGACGGTCAGTCGGTGTAGAGGTAATTCCTCTCAGGATTGTCTGACGAATTGCCGCCCGCCGACCGGGCCCGGCGACGTCAGGATGGAACAGGCATGGTGGACGACAAGGAGCTGAAGGCCTGGTTCTTCAGGGAAGTCTTTCCGCATGAAGCCGCCCTCACCCGCTTCATCCGCCGCAACTGGCGTAACGAAAGCGATGTGGCCGACCTGAGGCAGGACATCTACGCCAAGATCTATACGGCGGCGCGCCGACAGTTGCCGCTCAACCCGCGCGCCTTTCTGTTCACCACCGCCCGCAACCACCTGATCAACACCGCCAAGCGCGCCAAGATCGTGTCGTTCGATCTGGTCGCCGATCTGGAGACGGCCTTTCCCGACGCCGCCGCGGGCGATCTGGATCAGCAGTTGACGGCGCGGGAAGAACTGCGACGTGTTCAAGCCGGACTTGCAAGACTGCCGCCACGATGCCGGCAGGTCATGACCTTGCGGCGCATTGAGGGCCTCTC of the Brevundimonas pondensis genome contains:
- a CDS encoding RNA polymerase sigma factor, with the protein product MVDDKELKAWFFREVFPHEAALTRFIRRNWRNESDVADLRQDIYAKIYTAARRQLPLNPRAFLFTTARNHLINTAKRAKIVSFDLVADLETAFPDAAAGDLDQQLTAREELRRVQAGLARLPPRCRQVMTLRRIEGLSTREVAAHLDISVSTVEQQMVHGLRALADYMMGGQGRVRRAASKTAASKSELPS
- a CDS encoding TonB-dependent receptor domain-containing protein — translated: MTNNSTLQLRAAASPIALCLAAMLAASPAVAQEQSNDQTTTVDEVVVTGLRASLASALNEKRRSNTIVDVINAEDIADFPDANLAESLQRIPGVSIDRENGEGNSISVRGLGGDFTRVRLNGLETLSTSGASNADGALRRDRGFAFNTFASELFNSLKVQKSADAMTDEGSLGATVDLISGRPFNFSDSRFALTLQDAYYENGETHNPRVALLASDRWSSKIGEFGLLGSVAYNKRDQSVDSYTRGVGSSDYTYRGATFNNVGSNAAGDHQGFALPIGTNPATALPRVTNPEALSYLIGSDPAAYALINGGSTRGSLVRIPALATLNHREVEQERVGVTLSAQWRPTDRTTISFDNLYSEMTQVSTNYQIGAVGLNRNNTNGNRTLTSLSYQTYPTTSAANNSYRNRRGIYATCTSQEANEFRDAIDCGQSLYGNTPVFTTAPGANVNNLLAGTGSFNPNNLEVYDYYNQPGSVGYVAHPNYLAMRGAFIGRPSVRLMDAALSANGENAAYLKLANVDMRSAVDQGGYTTEFRQNSINLEHEFTDRFRMTALIGDSKSTNDNTGLLADFIRLDSGQGAAGDGYFVYDERGGGDMPFMDFGFDVADPTKWDFVKGYSALRHYKTITENGYRTARADFAWDYNDDITFRFGGGAREFDFFYTRYERLIGDTMNPSLLEGVRSGLAEATTVGQMGQVVDWGKGLNVPDGMPTRFFAPNLQAFQSRFGFDCNCINEWGDWRLSDLRNGGVNTFWVDEKSHSLYGQVDFNIPLYLGVLRGNAGVRYARTEVDARGRSPSGRPVENSNAYNDYLPSLNLAWEPTEKLILRFAAAKVMARPQMMALHPGVTAFNVPTGIGTAPAEFDGSNAAITLGNTRLKPFRATNLDFNAEWYFARDAILSVAYFWKEIESFPQVVLRESRLSEIFDAAAIANLRATWDGLVDEGSASRRAYLDEDRPFQIRQYNDAPGGTLDGFEIAYQQNFTFLPGLLEYTGVQLNYTKINSELEYILDPARGLTGTAPFLGASPESFNATIFYEDPKFSARISTAYRAAYQTTYPLASGGCDPGVCDSPLINDFIGSDETLNVDASATYKLTDHVTITVEALNLTNQTDSRWAYQNDPVVQNYASTGRQYFVGARFTF
- the pelA gene encoding pectate lyase → MISRPCLSALGALPLSLALAAPVIAAEAPPTWNAAVLTRAEAWYASPEARRIADNVLRHQSIEGGWPKNTPLGDPPRPDADPGLANTFDNQATTLPLAFLARVATATGDPAYVVAVQRGLDYVLAAQYPNGGWPQYYPLRGGYHDHVTFNDDAMIRVMRLLRHVASGRPPYAFIDDTRRSRAETAVRQGVDLILKTQVRQNGRLTAWCAQYDAQTLAPAWARRFEPPSLSGSESVGVVRFLMEIDHPSPQVTAAIEGALDWFRVSAIHDTRLEDYIDPEGRPDKRLAAAPGAAPLWARFYDLATNQPIYMGRDSVPHGDLAAIERERRLGYAYIGEWPAALLRSTRPTGTPVP